The following coding sequences are from one Bacillales bacterium window:
- a CDS encoding ABC-F family ATP-binding cassette domain-containing protein: MSMVHVEALTHGFGDKNIFRNVSFRLLKGEHVGVVGPNGAGKTTLLKVLSGQVIPDEGRIEWLPGVRRGFLEQHADLRDEETIRDDLRSAFARLYEAEREMLAASEKMASAEGEELERLLKRFGNLQDELERNDFYGIDAKVEEVAAGLGLTALGLETEVGKLSGGQRTKLLLGRLLLERPEVLLLDEPTNYLDTAHIEWLTDYLKSYPHAFILISHDTDFLNEVVGIIYHLEHQTLFRYPGNYDYFLKAHEMRKRQIYDAYTRQQQEIEQLETYIQKNKARASTAKQAKSREKRLQKIERIDKPTKLPRPKFKFRVASEPVSVVMKAEGLQAGYGEPLYAPVDLELKRGEKAAIVGRNGVGKTTTVKTMLGQLAAVSGAVTLGDRVKPAYFVQEDHTEDEHSALAEVGAQFPDLTQKEIRQALARCGLKSEHVFQPLKALSGGEQTKVRLCKLMLADSNWLVLDEPTNHLDVEAKEVLEQALREYKGTVLVVSHDPSFYEGWVTKVWDVEAWR; this comes from the coding sequence ATGAGTATGGTTCATGTTGAAGCATTGACCCATGGATTTGGTGATAAAAATATTTTCCGCAACGTGTCCTTTCGTTTATTGAAAGGCGAGCACGTCGGGGTAGTCGGCCCGAACGGCGCCGGGAAGACAACGCTGTTGAAGGTGTTGTCAGGTCAAGTGATTCCGGACGAAGGCCGGATTGAGTGGCTTCCCGGCGTGCGGCGAGGCTTTCTTGAGCAGCATGCGGATTTGCGTGATGAGGAAACGATTCGCGATGATTTGCGGAGCGCGTTCGCGCGGCTGTATGAAGCGGAGCGGGAGATGCTGGCGGCGTCGGAAAAGATGGCGTCGGCGGAAGGCGAGGAACTGGAACGTTTGTTAAAACGTTTCGGGAACTTGCAGGATGAGCTGGAGCGCAACGATTTCTACGGCATTGATGCGAAGGTGGAGGAGGTGGCGGCCGGTCTCGGGCTGACGGCGCTCGGCTTGGAGACGGAAGTCGGAAAGCTGAGCGGCGGGCAGCGGACGAAGCTGCTGCTGGGGCGGCTGCTTTTGGAGCGGCCGGAAGTGCTGCTGCTTGATGAGCCGACGAACTACTTGGACACGGCGCATATTGAATGGCTGACCGATTATTTAAAATCGTATCCGCATGCGTTCATTTTGATCTCGCATGACACGGACTTTCTGAACGAAGTGGTCGGCATTATTTATCATCTCGAGCATCAAACGTTGTTCCGTTATCCTGGCAACTATGATTACTTTCTAAAGGCTCACGAAATGCGAAAAAGACAAATTTACGACGCTTACACGCGTCAGCAGCAGGAAATTGAGCAGTTAGAAACGTATATACAAAAAAATAAAGCGCGGGCGTCGACGGCGAAGCAGGCGAAAAGCCGGGAAAAGCGGCTGCAAAAAATTGAGCGCATCGACAAGCCGACGAAGCTGCCGCGGCCGAAGTTCAAGTTCCGCGTGGCGTCCGAACCGGTGAGCGTCGTGATGAAAGCGGAAGGGCTGCAGGCGGGCTATGGAGAGCCGCTGTACGCGCCGGTTGATCTCGAGCTGAAAAGAGGCGAGAAAGCGGCGATCGTCGGCCGGAACGGCGTCGGGAAAACGACGACGGTGAAGACGATGCTCGGGCAGTTGGCGGCAGTGAGCGGAGCGGTGACGCTCGGCGACCGGGTGAAACCGGCGTATTTCGTGCAGGAAGATCACACGGAGGACGAGCATTCCGCGTTAGCGGAAGTGGGGGCGCAGTTCCCGGATTTGACGCAAAAAGAAATTCGCCAGGCCCTGGCGCGGTGCGGGCTGAAGAGCGAGCACGTGTTTCAGCCGCTGAAGGCGTTGAGCGGCGGCGAGCAGACGAAGGTGCGGCTGTGCAAGCTGATGCTCGCCGACAGCAACTGGCTCGTGCTCGATGAGCCGACGAACCATTTGGACGTCGAGGCGAAAGAAGTGCTCGAGCAGGCGTTGCGTGAATATAAGGGAACGGTGCTCGTCGTGTCGCACGATCCTTCGTTTTACGAAGGATGGGTGACGAAAGTGTGGGACGTGGAGGCTTGGAGATAA
- a CDS encoding sodium:solute symporter family protein, producing MSLSLVVWGIVLYIFLALFVAYLSRSEQTGDLTGYFLGSRKMNGILSSLSYSATTYSAFMMVGLAGLTYKGGVGALGFEIVYFTGVSLVALFGPRFWLAGKKFGYVTPSEMIGDRYGSKKAASIISLVSCLFLIPYSAVQLAGVGYLLQGITHNAIPFTVGVVIATALAIIFSYAAGIRSVVWTDSLQAIIMIITSTLVALLVIFGLGGFDTLFANIQTNHPKALSVPGNGFFNIFTFISLTLPWFFFSLSNPQVSQRLFMPGSLKGLRQMLIGFLIFGFIYTFVSVLWGFSAMVKFPELKSADLATPMLLSSDLVPPVLGVIVMIGILAAAISTIDSILLTLSSLFARDVYGNMKKTSSEAEQLLAGKIIIPIIAILAFAFAELKLNLIAVLSVAASAGLIVVVPAIIGAFFWKRGTAAGVITSVSVGAVVVLILEFKGLVPLKLGAGVWGLLVSTVLFVGVSLFTKAPEQKAFAFVDELRAELSGKFKPNQKKVS from the coding sequence ATGAGCTTGAGTCTTGTCGTCTGGGGGATTGTTCTTTATATCTTTTTGGCGTTATTCGTCGCTTATTTGTCGCGGAGCGAACAGACGGGGGATTTGACCGGTTATTTTCTCGGCAGCCGGAAGATGAACGGCATTCTTTCGTCATTGAGTTACAGTGCGACGACGTACAGTGCGTTCATGATGGTCGGATTGGCCGGCTTGACTTACAAAGGCGGCGTCGGTGCGCTCGGTTTTGAGATTGTTTATTTTACAGGCGTTTCGCTCGTTGCATTGTTTGGGCCGCGCTTTTGGCTGGCCGGTAAAAAATTCGGGTACGTCACCCCGTCGGAAATGATCGGTGATCGCTACGGCAGCAAAAAAGCCGCCTCGATCATTTCACTTGTCAGCTGTTTGTTCTTGATTCCTTACAGCGCGGTGCAGCTTGCAGGCGTCGGCTACCTTTTGCAAGGCATCACACACAATGCAATCCCGTTTACGGTCGGGGTCGTCATCGCAACAGCGCTTGCAATTATTTTTTCTTATGCGGCCGGAATTCGTTCCGTCGTTTGGACGGACTCGCTGCAGGCGATCATCATGATCATCACGTCCACGCTCGTTGCGCTTCTCGTTATTTTCGGACTCGGCGGCTTTGATACGCTGTTCGCCAACATCCAAACCAACCATCCGAAGGCGTTGAGCGTACCAGGAAATGGCTTTTTCAACATCTTTACGTTTATCAGCCTGACACTTCCGTGGTTTTTCTTCAGCTTGTCGAATCCGCAAGTGAGCCAGCGTCTGTTTATGCCCGGTTCGTTGAAAGGGTTGCGGCAAATGCTCATCGGATTCTTGATCTTCGGATTCATTTACACGTTCGTTTCCGTGCTTTGGGGATTTTCGGCGATGGTGAAATTTCCTGAGCTGAAAAGCGCCGACTTGGCGACTCCGATGTTGTTGTCTTCGGATCTTGTGCCGCCGGTGCTTGGTGTCATCGTCATGATCGGCATTCTTGCGGCAGCGATTTCGACGATTGACTCGATATTGTTAACGTTGTCTTCGTTGTTTGCCCGCGACGTTTACGGCAATATGAAAAAAACGAGCAGCGAAGCGGAACAGCTCCTTGCCGGCAAAATCATCATTCCGATCATCGCGATTCTCGCTTTCGCTTTTGCGGAGTTGAAATTGAACTTGATTGCGGTGCTCTCGGTGGCCGCTTCGGCTGGTTTGATCGTCGTCGTACCGGCGATCATCGGCGCGTTTTTCTGGAAGCGCGGGACCGCGGCTGGCGTCATTACAAGTGTTTCCGTCGGTGCTGTCGTCGTGTTAATTTTAGAATTCAAAGGGCTTGTGCCATTGAAACTCGGCGCAGGTGTATGGGGCTTGCTCGTTTCGACCGTGCTTTTCGTCGGTGTCAGTCTTTTCACAAAAGCCCCGGAACAGAAAGCTTTCGCATTTGTGGATGAATTACGTGCGGAGCTGAGCGGCAAGTTCAAACCAAATCAGAAAAAAGTATCGTAA
- a CDS encoding aminoglycoside phosphotransferase family protein: MKDNWERVYERMDLSRETVERMVHAFMPSAAVASFAPAGGGFSNSNFQVRLRGGGEPMLLRVYRNADATCRKEAAIHRLVAERVRVPAFLHLDDRCEIIGRPFAFLEWIDGRPMNEAEDKREAAEAAGRALAAIHGFSFEKPGFLSEALQVTEPLAAGPEMLRAFAGDSLANGRAGQWLGEAEAERLRRFVEEHAEMLRVVEDDAVLVHSDFNVWNLLTTPEGRDVAAVIDWEFAFAASPLGDIGNMLRYERPGSGFEVDFIKGYTEAGGILPDEWRKLAKLLDLIALLDLLNRSEGGKNRITDLKELIHRTQEEM; this comes from the coding sequence TTGAAAGATAATTGGGAGCGAGTGTATGAGCGGATGGATCTTTCGCGCGAGACGGTGGAGCGGATGGTGCACGCGTTTATGCCGAGCGCAGCCGTCGCGTCGTTTGCGCCGGCAGGCGGCGGGTTCAGCAACAGCAATTTTCAGGTGAGGTTGCGCGGAGGCGGCGAACCGATGCTGTTGCGGGTATACCGGAACGCGGATGCGACGTGCCGCAAAGAGGCGGCGATTCATCGCCTCGTTGCGGAGCGAGTGCGGGTTCCGGCATTTCTGCATCTCGACGACCGCTGCGAAATCATCGGCCGGCCGTTCGCCTTCCTCGAATGGATCGACGGACGGCCGATGAACGAAGCCGAAGACAAGCGGGAAGCCGCGGAAGCGGCGGGGCGAGCGCTGGCGGCGATTCACGGCTTCTCGTTCGAGAAGCCGGGGTTCTTGAGCGAAGCGTTGCAGGTCACGGAGCCGTTGGCGGCGGGACCGGAAATGCTGCGCGCGTTCGCGGGCGACAGCCTGGCGAACGGGCGGGCCGGGCAGTGGCTCGGCGAGGCGGAAGCCGAGCGGCTGCGGCGGTTTGTGGAGGAGCATGCGGAGATGCTGCGGGTCGTCGAAGACGACGCGGTGCTCGTGCACAGCGACTTCAACGTGTGGAACTTGCTGACGACGCCGGAGGGCCGGGACGTGGCGGCGGTGATCGACTGGGAGTTTGCTTTTGCCGCTTCGCCGCTCGGCGACATCGGGAACATGCTTCGGTATGAACGGCCGGGTTCGGGTTTTGAGGTCGATTTTATAAAAGGATACACCGAGGCTGGGGGCATATTGCCGGACGAATGGCGGAAGCTCGCGAAGCTGCTGGATTTGATTGCGTTGCTCGATTTGCTCAATCGATCGGAAGGCGGGAAAAATCGCATTACCGACCTCAAGGAGCTCATTCATCGTACGCAGGAAGAAATGTAA
- a CDS encoding metallophosphoesterase — protein MTNVRRMLAALAVALPLLLIVAAGETGAEEADVIHLRLLETTDLHGFIMPYNYGQQKEVTTYGFALTASLIKQARSEVKNSLLFDIGDLLQGSYLDKFVADKGLLPDEVHPMIRAMNLMGYDAATVGNHEFNYGIRFMNEALDDANFPYVSANLFYDDKDKKAKNDIPYFRPYVMLNRTLRDENGQEHELKIGVIGLTLPQTIAWNRRFERLGGILKTKDIYKTAKKYVPIMKKEGADVIVALSHNGLGKPKVMKKNNETYSLTTIKGIDAVMFGHIHKVFPSKTFAGIRGVNLEKGTINGVAAVEAGRWGSHLGVIDLTLKKKKNDWKVVSSHAEARPVFDPKTGQARVQPNPEVVNAVHAIHEAALNYMLSPSSDFLRPQKSVQP, from the coding sequence ATGACGAACGTACGAAGAATGCTTGCGGCGTTGGCAGTCGCCCTTCCGCTTTTGCTCATCGTTGCGGCAGGGGAAACAGGCGCCGAAGAGGCGGACGTCATTCACTTGCGGTTGCTGGAAACGACTGATTTGCACGGGTTCATCATGCCGTACAATTACGGCCAACAAAAGGAAGTCACCACGTACGGCTTCGCCTTGACGGCCTCCTTGATCAAGCAGGCGCGCAGCGAAGTGAAGAACAGTCTGTTGTTCGACATTGGGGATCTTTTGCAAGGGAGCTACCTCGACAAATTCGTCGCCGACAAAGGCTTGCTCCCTGACGAAGTGCACCCGATGATTCGGGCGATGAACTTGATGGGCTACGACGCGGCAACTGTCGGCAATCACGAGTTTAATTACGGAATCCGGTTCATGAACGAAGCGCTCGACGACGCCAATTTCCCTTATGTGAGCGCGAATTTGTTCTATGACGACAAAGACAAAAAGGCGAAAAACGACATTCCTTATTTCCGGCCGTACGTAATGCTGAATCGAACGTTACGCGATGAGAACGGACAGGAGCACGAATTAAAAATCGGCGTGATCGGCCTCACTTTGCCGCAAACAATTGCTTGGAACCGCCGCTTTGAAAGACTCGGCGGCATTTTGAAAACGAAAGACATTTACAAGACTGCGAAAAAATATGTGCCGATTATGAAAAAAGAAGGCGCCGATGTTATTGTTGCCTTGTCGCACAACGGGCTTGGCAAACCGAAAGTGATGAAGAAAAACAACGAAACGTACAGCCTAACGACAATCAAGGGCATCGATGCCGTCATGTTCGGCCATATTCATAAAGTGTTTCCGAGTAAAACTTTTGCCGGAATTCGCGGCGTCAACCTTGAAAAAGGCACGATCAACGGGGTCGCAGCCGTTGAAGCCGGCCGTTGGGGCAGCCACCTCGGCGTCATCGACTTAACGCTGAAAAAGAAAAAAAACGACTGGAAAGTCGTGTCCTCTCACGCCGAAGCCCGCCCGGTCTTCGATCCGAAAACCGGCCAAGCCCGCGTGCAGCCGAACCCCGAAGTCGTAAACGCCGTTCACGCCATTCACGAGGCCGCGCTCAACTACATGCTGTCGCCGTCCAGCGACTTCCTGCGCCCGCAAAAAAGCGTACAGCCGTAA
- a CDS encoding YceI family protein encodes MTIEKWQVDTAHSSLDFSVKHMMVSKTKGTFHDFEASIEADPADLTTATIAFSVDLSSVDTRNKGRDDHLRSADFFDVENHPKMTFQAKEITKTGDDEYEVTGDLDLHGVTNSETFKVTFEGQGKDPWGNEVAGFSGTGKIKRSDYGLTYNAALETGGFLIGDDVNIAIQIEASKQA; translated from the coding sequence ATGACAATTGAAAAATGGCAAGTCGACACGGCTCACAGCAGCCTCGATTTTTCCGTCAAACATATGATGGTTTCAAAGACAAAAGGAACATTTCACGACTTCGAGGCTTCAATCGAAGCCGATCCCGCTGATTTGACGACGGCAACGATTGCCTTCAGCGTTGACCTGTCTAGTGTGGACACTCGAAATAAAGGCAGAGACGACCATTTGCGTTCGGCCGATTTCTTTGATGTGGAGAACCATCCGAAGATGACCTTTCAGGCTAAGGAAATTACGAAAACGGGCGACGACGAATACGAGGTCACCGGGGATCTCGACTTACACGGGGTGACAAATTCGGAAACGTTCAAGGTCACCTTTGAAGGACAAGGCAAAGATCCGTGGGGCAATGAAGTGGCCGGATTCAGCGGTACAGGCAAGATCAAACGGAGCGACTACGGCTTGACGTACAACGCCGCGTTGGAAACGGGCGGTTTCTTGATCGGTGATGATGTGAACATCGCGATTCAAATCGAGGCATCGAAACAGGCTTGA
- a CDS encoding FMN-binding glutamate synthase family protein: MNIADWITIIACVLLLLCIFAAGVMVFVLFITDRTQDEHPVLRNYPVLGRIRYFLEKIGPEMRQYWFNSDTEGKPFSRNDYQHIVRSAKYQRDVHGFGSQRDFEDEGYYVANAMFPKQMEELKMDRNTKIDTKRYILVSDPLFGQRKEDWSDHRTSAFLLHEDDHVIVGPHTAHPFVAKGLIGMSAMSFGSLGDRALTALSEGLGMAKGTWMNTGEGGLSPYHVKGDVDIISQIGPGLFGFRDEKGRFSWDDLAEKAAMDQVKAFEIKLAQGAKARGGHVDGDKVTPEVARIRHVEPYKSIDSPNRFHEFDDVRGMIDFIEEIRSFTGKPVGIKIVVGRNDSVEELAAYMAKTGKGPDFITVDGGEGGTGASYQELMDSVGLPIRSALPILDATLRRHGVRDRVKIIASGKLFTPDRMAVALAMGADLINNARAFMITVGCIQTLKCHANICPVGVATTDPKLQRALVIDEKKYRVTNYIVTMRKGLFRIAAAAGLDSPVHFKPEHILFKDDRGVVHSLEEIYLQVTEHGRMDAARHQLRV; the protein is encoded by the coding sequence ATGAATATTGCCGATTGGATCACCATTATTGCGTGTGTGCTGTTGCTGCTCTGCATTTTCGCTGCCGGCGTAATGGTGTTCGTTTTATTTATCACCGACCGGACGCAAGATGAACATCCGGTATTAAGAAACTATCCGGTCCTTGGACGGATTCGTTATTTTCTTGAAAAAATCGGTCCAGAGATGCGCCAATACTGGTTTAACAGCGATACGGAAGGAAAGCCGTTTTCACGCAACGATTATCAGCACATCGTAAGAAGTGCGAAATACCAAAGAGATGTGCACGGGTTCGGTTCACAGCGGGATTTCGAGGACGAAGGCTATTACGTGGCGAATGCGATGTTTCCGAAACAGATGGAAGAGTTGAAAATGGACCGGAACACGAAAATCGATACGAAACGGTACATTCTCGTTAGCGATCCGTTGTTCGGCCAACGAAAAGAAGATTGGTCGGATCATCGGACGTCGGCTTTTCTGCTTCATGAGGACGACCATGTTATCGTAGGACCGCATACGGCACATCCTTTCGTTGCGAAAGGCTTGATCGGCATGTCGGCGATGAGTTTCGGCTCGCTCGGCGACCGGGCGTTAACGGCGCTCTCCGAAGGGCTGGGTATGGCGAAAGGGACATGGATGAACACCGGTGAAGGCGGGTTGTCACCGTATCACGTGAAAGGGGACGTCGACATCATTTCCCAGATCGGCCCGGGGTTGTTCGGTTTTCGCGACGAAAAAGGCCGCTTCAGCTGGGACGATCTTGCCGAAAAAGCAGCGATGGACCAAGTGAAGGCGTTCGAGATTAAGTTGGCGCAAGGCGCAAAAGCGCGAGGCGGTCATGTCGACGGCGACAAGGTGACACCGGAAGTAGCAAGAATTCGCCATGTGGAGCCGTACAAGTCAATCGACAGTCCAAACCGGTTTCACGAGTTTGACGACGTTCGCGGAATGATTGATTTCATCGAAGAAATCCGCAGCTTTACCGGCAAGCCAGTCGGCATTAAAATCGTCGTCGGCCGAAACGACTCCGTCGAGGAATTGGCGGCGTACATGGCGAAAACCGGAAAGGGGCCGGATTTTATTACCGTCGACGGCGGCGAAGGCGGGACGGGTGCCTCTTACCAGGAGTTGATGGACAGCGTCGGCTTGCCGATCCGATCGGCGCTGCCGATACTCGATGCGACGCTGCGCCGGCACGGGGTACGCGACCGAGTGAAGATTATTGCCTCCGGCAAATTGTTCACGCCGGACCGGATGGCCGTCGCGTTAGCGATGGGGGCTGACTTAATCAACAACGCCCGGGCATTTATGATAACCGTCGGCTGTATTCAAACGCTGAAATGTCACGCCAACATTTGCCCGGTCGGCGTGGCGACGACCGATCCGAAGCTGCAGCGAGCGCTTGTCATCGATGAAAAGAAGTATCGAGTCACCAATTACATTGTTACGATGCGAAAAGGGTTGTTTCGCATTGCCGCAGCTGCCGGATTAGATTCCCCGGTACATTTCAAGCCTGAGCATATTTTGTTCAAAGACGACCGCGGCGTCGTTCATTCGCTCGAAGAAATTTACTTGCAAGTGACGGAACACGGGCGAATGGATGCCGCTAGGCATCAATTGCGTGTATAG
- a CDS encoding SDR family oxidoreductase gives MKIAMVTGASSGFGLETSLVLAERGFHVAATMRDLQKKEELLKQARARGVEGRIETLPLDVTKSTQIEAAVKAVGTVDVLVNNAGFAVGGFVEDVEMAKWRSQFETNVFGLIEMTKAVVTGMRERGSGTIIQVSSVSGRIAMPGLGAYAASKFAVEGFSEALRLEMQPYGVQVAIVEPGSYATNIWDKGIGGMAAIENSPYAEKLERLTRRVKKIVAQAGDPKEVAAKIAEIAEAEQPDFRYPLGKGTKAAIRMKAIMPWKWFEQAILKRTTE, from the coding sequence TTGAAAATCGCAATGGTGACCGGTGCTTCTTCGGGATTCGGCTTGGAGACGTCGCTCGTGCTGGCGGAAAGAGGCTTTCATGTGGCCGCGACGATGCGTGATTTACAGAAAAAAGAAGAGTTGCTGAAGCAGGCGAGAGCGCGAGGCGTCGAGGGCAGGATCGAGACGCTGCCGCTTGATGTGACGAAATCGACGCAAATTGAGGCGGCCGTGAAGGCAGTCGGCACGGTTGACGTGCTTGTGAACAACGCCGGCTTCGCCGTCGGCGGTTTCGTCGAGGACGTCGAGATGGCGAAGTGGCGCAGCCAGTTCGAGACGAATGTGTTCGGCTTGATCGAGATGACGAAGGCGGTCGTGACGGGCATGCGCGAGCGCGGAAGCGGGACGATCATTCAAGTGAGCAGCGTGAGCGGGCGGATTGCGATGCCGGGGCTCGGGGCGTATGCGGCGTCGAAGTTCGCCGTGGAAGGCTTCAGCGAAGCGCTGCGGCTGGAAATGCAGCCGTACGGCGTGCAGGTGGCGATCGTTGAGCCGGGGTCGTACGCGACGAACATATGGGACAAAGGGATCGGCGGCATGGCGGCGATCGAAAACAGTCCGTATGCGGAAAAATTGGAGCGGTTGACGCGGCGGGTGAAAAAGATCGTCGCGCAAGCGGGCGATCCGAAGGAAGTGGCCGCGAAAATCGCCGAGATTGCCGAGGCGGAGCAGCCGGATTTCCGCTACCCGCTCGGGAAGGGAACGAAGGCGGCAATCCGGATGAAGGCGATAATGCCGTGGAAGTGGTTCGAGCAGGCGATTTTGAAGAGAACGACGGAGTGA
- a CDS encoding DinB family protein produces MNEVQQLKKLLFDELDVAVRSTAGLLEKVKAEDWSYQQHENMRTLRELAQHLVLLPETDLAILQEKTEDEVKAIEARELADASEMIATMKEGYNALTAYFESLSDEEYLEKETRPFYMDHASTQAKWLTEIVTHAFHHRAQLFTYMKQLGYDINMFNLYV; encoded by the coding sequence ATGAACGAAGTCCAGCAGTTAAAAAAATTGTTGTTTGATGAACTCGACGTCGCCGTTCGTTCGACGGCAGGATTGCTTGAGAAAGTAAAAGCGGAAGACTGGAGCTACCAGCAGCACGAAAACATGCGTACGCTTCGCGAACTCGCCCAACATCTTGTCCTGCTTCCTGAAACTGATCTCGCGATCTTGCAAGAGAAAACGGAAGACGAAGTGAAAGCGATCGAAGCGCGCGAACTGGCGGATGCCTCGGAAATGATAGCAACGATGAAAGAAGGCTATAACGCGTTGACCGCATATTTCGAGTCGCTTAGCGACGAAGAGTATTTGGAGAAGGAAACGCGGCCGTTCTACATGGACCACGCCTCCACCCAAGCAAAGTGGCTGACGGAAATCGTCACCCACGCCTTCCACCACCGCGCACAGCTGTTCACCTACATGAAACAGCTCGGCTATGACATCAACATGTTCAACTTATATGTATAG
- a CDS encoding DUF5412 family protein has product MRKDFEAPENPDKEIKKANRYVQIGCLSISIVFLLLIGFIIYHYFFSMSSLPEGTFVESYESPGDTYILKIYRVNGGATVDFVIRGELLNKKTGETKNIYWNEQKSKVKVRWINKFIVEINKTKLDVRKDTFDFRQQ; this is encoded by the coding sequence ATGAGAAAAGATTTTGAAGCACCAGAAAATCCCGATAAAGAAATTAAAAAAGCAAACAGATATGTACAAATTGGGTGTCTTTCTATATCTATTGTTTTTTTATTGCTTATAGGTTTTATAATTTATCATTATTTTTTTTCAATGAGTTCCTTACCGGAGGGTACTTTTGTAGAAAGTTATGAGTCACCGGGTGATACATATATCTTAAAGATTTATAGGGTTAATGGTGGAGCGACTGTTGATTTCGTCATTAGAGGTGAATTGCTAAACAAAAAAACTGGGGAAACCAAAAATATTTACTGGAATGAACAAAAATCCAAAGTTAAAGTAAGGTGGATTAATAAATTCATTGTTGAGATCAATAAAACAAAACTGGATGTAAGAAAAGATACTTTCGATTTTAGGCAACAATAA
- a CDS encoding class III extradiol ring-cleavage dioxygenase, with translation MVPSLFIAHGAPLLAIEDNDYTQFLTQLGKQLPRPKAVVLFSAHWESDVQKVGNVNEYETIHDFGGFPKELYDIRYPAKGHAEIAGEVKALLSENGINAEFDSRRGLDHGAWVVLRMLFPDANVPVVSMSVNPNLTPVEQERIGRALSPLREKDVLIIGSGGTVHNLRAVNMRKDDQTVDAWAKAFDDWLSECLVTGDVDALFNYEKAAPYAEQAVPPYGKEHFVPLFYAIGASHTDRKAQLLHRSYRYGNLSQSVWQFGHGENKHSTLR, from the coding sequence ATGGTTCCGTCGTTATTTATTGCGCATGGAGCTCCGTTGTTGGCGATTGAGGATAACGATTATACACAATTTTTGACACAACTCGGTAAACAGCTCCCCCGGCCGAAGGCGGTCGTATTGTTTTCCGCCCATTGGGAAAGCGATGTTCAAAAGGTAGGGAACGTGAATGAATATGAAACGATTCATGATTTCGGAGGGTTCCCGAAGGAGCTTTATGACATTCGCTATCCTGCCAAAGGGCATGCTGAAATCGCAGGCGAAGTGAAGGCATTGCTCAGCGAGAACGGAATAAACGCAGAATTCGATTCCCGCCGGGGACTGGATCATGGGGCATGGGTCGTTTTGCGAATGCTTTTTCCGGATGCGAATGTGCCGGTCGTTTCCATGTCGGTAAATCCGAACCTGACACCGGTTGAACAAGAGCGAATCGGGCGGGCCTTGTCACCATTAAGGGAAAAGGATGTTCTTATTATTGGCAGCGGGGGTACCGTACACAATTTGCGGGCGGTCAACATGAGGAAAGACGATCAGACGGTGGATGCGTGGGCGAAGGCCTTTGACGACTGGCTTTCTGAGTGTCTTGTCACAGGGGATGTGGATGCGCTTTTTAACTATGAGAAAGCGGCTCCGTATGCGGAACAGGCCGTCCCGCCTTATGGAAAAGAACATTTCGTTCCGTTGTTTTATGCGATCGGCGCGTCACACACGGATCGGAAAGCGCAATTGTTGCACCGGAGTTATCGATACGGCAATTTAAGTCAGAGCGTATGGCAGTTTGGTCACGGAGAAAATAAGCATTCAACTTTGCGATAA
- a CDS encoding helix-turn-helix domain-containing protein, with amino-acid sequence MDDLKLCPKFESAFTLLGKRWTGLIIRSLLSGCNRFGELSEMIPHMSDRMLVERLKELESVGIVKRTVYPETPVRIEYELTEKGKDLENVMDEIQAWADKWVARES; translated from the coding sequence ATGGACGATCTGAAATTGTGCCCGAAATTCGAATCAGCCTTTACCTTGCTCGGCAAACGCTGGACCGGCCTGATCATACGGTCCCTTTTGTCCGGTTGCAACCGGTTTGGGGAATTATCGGAAATGATTCCGCACATGAGCGACCGCATGCTCGTGGAGCGGTTGAAAGAATTGGAGTCGGTCGGCATCGTCAAAAGAACCGTTTATCCGGAAACCCCTGTCCGGATTGAATACGAATTGACCGAAAAAGGGAAGGATCTGGAAAATGTAATGGATGAGATTCAAGCCTGGGCCGATAAATGGGTAGCCCGCGAATCATAA